aagccactacaacAGGCCTCAGTTCAGTCTACTGGTAGTGCCTCCCATAtccttcctcattagtgctgagtgctaaccagagaaagcagcatgtatcatTTCTtaatgtctttggtatgactcagccggggaAAGAACTCATGACccaccgaatgcaaggcaaacactctacccactcagccattgcaccggtaGAGCAGAGAAATTTAGAAACGTCTGGAATCATGcaattcattttcttttgctCATTATTTTCCTGTACTCCATGTCATGCATGCCACCAAAGCTAGAAGCCCTCCCTTCATATGCTGTGCTACAAATAAGGCAACCTAATAATAATACTGTCAATGAGTCAGAGTTTTACAAGTGCTGCTCAAAAAAGTTTTCCCACAATCCACTTCCATTCAATGCAGGAGGCTAAAATTGCACACGTTATGATACTAGTAGATTGATTTTCATGTCATCCATAGTATTATTGTAGTCTATACAATCTTGCTCTTGCCTGTGCAACCTTGCTTGTTctttgtgcttgtcgaaaaagagctaggggaatttccgagtacaatgaacctgtacatagtgtctgtcaTCTCTGTTAtaaccagtggaagactagctcctccgtgagctaaaactggatcctTTCCTTGCTAAAAAGTTTCTTGGTAAAACAGAGGAGACCTGAAATACCAAACTATTGCCTGGGTGTATGGATTAACCTGAAGTAAATAACTTACATGTGTAGAAATATGTTTAGACCATCATGTGCAATTTTAGCATGCTACTTTAACCGGAAATGGTTTGGAAAACTCTTTATTGAACAGTGCTAACCCTCACGATATCTGTCCTGCAAAACTGTTGGTGGGGAAAGTATGGTGTGGTGTGGttagggctctagccagctcaaaatttttttccgtcagccaatttcaatcgtcgtgaaaacagcaaaaattcattttccctatgacactacaaagtagttaatgttgccattgagaccttgaaaaacaggttttaatgagattatcatatgcAAAAGGACGCTGACACAcgttgtcaacaatcataacaatagcaaaacaaacagtgtgtggcttttacagccgtggacggcatccccaagcggcctgtagcttccaccaaggatttttgtccgtcaaggttgacggattggttttaaaacggacgctggctagagccctgggtgTGGTGCACTGTggtgtctgtgtgagtgctgTGGTGTGGTGTTGTGGTGTTGTGTTATGTCCAGTATTCATGTAGATAGATGCAGCAAGGAGTTAGGAATCTATTCTAAACATATAACATGGCACATTTGAAATTGTTACTTGACGTTGACTTGCATTGTCTTATCTATATTTTGTAGTCATATCTATTGTCATGTGTAGCAAGGAATGATTTCAacgttttttatttttttaaattttcaactgaacagtATAATCTTCTCCGCTGTCACAGGTACAAGAAGACATCAGAGACCCTGTCTGTTGCCGGCCAGAAGACGGCCCAGGCCTCTGTCGCCGCCTGGCAGTCTGTGTCACGCAAGCTGGGAGAAGTCAAGTAAATACTCTCTAGATTATTTAGATTGTACATGTTTCTATTCATACTATTCATTCTAAGTAAAATCAGCAACTAGCTTGATACGCAtgctgtacaatgtatgactgTCCAAAAAGGTCCCATAAAATACGTGACAGGGCATGGTTTTAATGGCAACTGTAAGGGTTATCATCAAGACCAAAAAGTCTGAAGTTTTTATATGAAAAATTGATAAGAAATTGAAACTGCGTATCAGAATTAACATTAGAATTGTAGGATTAGAATTAGCATTTTTAAGTGCAGTGGTCATCCCTACATTTAAATCTATTGAAAATTGTAAACTCTTTTATTCTTTAATGTTACTTTCCCTTTTCAAGGAACTCTCAGTCATTCAAGTCGTTTGAAGAGAAGGTGGGGAGCACTGTCTCAAACCTTAAGGTAAGCACACTTATTAATTCACCTTGAGAACGAAGTTATGAAATGGATGACTTCTTAGATAATCAACTGTTCCTCATAACATCATGTCCATGTTTGCAAATTCACATGAAGCAATGTTCTTTTTCTGTTAAAGTCTTAAAGTCAGATATATGAGGATAGATAATTAAAAACAGTCTTGTAAATGTACATCACTATGTATGTTTACGAAGACCATTGGGTTGTAGAAACTGTACATTATATTATACCCTCTCCTACTTAAAAGTTTGTTTGGCTTATTCCTTTAGAacagcaaatacatgtaagtccatGATGCCCACTTTTACTACGGATTTTGTTTGCTAATCTTTGAATAAGgagttagttgttttgtttccaattCATTTTCTTGCCCAGTATCCAAAATTTTCACTGACCATCACACATTTTTATCCGTTCTAAATTGaatttcacatttttatgattCTAGATTATGGTAGTTTGCTTCCTTATTTTGTTATGCTTACATAAATACAAAGATAGTTTATTTTTAAGTTTCAAAAGCTTAGTTAATGCAGTTTGCATAAATGTTGACTTCTGCTGGGTTTGAGGATTTTCTTGGTGCTGGTTTATTATATACTGTCTCGTGctgagtttcttcttttttttcttttttccttaTTTCTCCACTGCGTGGTTTCTGTTGGTGTGGGATTTTGTTGCAGACCACAACTATGGGTTACATGTACGGGCCTAATTTTACTTACGTGTAGGTAGCAGTCACTTCTGTTTCTGCATGTGGTTCTTTCTACAGGttcttttttctcaattttctttGTCAAACAGGGAGGGAAATGTTAGGGATGGAGGAGGAAGTATTGGGAAGGGGACGTACAAAAAAGTTGAATGAAACATAGATGAAAAAGTTCATTGTTCACCCCCCATAAGGCTTGTTTCTTTACTTTTTGACAACACCACAGGGGCAGAGattttcttttgtatattttgctgtAACACATCTTGATTTTGTACCCTTTGTTTGATACTGCTACTAGTGCTACTTTTACTGCCCTCATCTTCACCTGTCTTTTTGCACCATCAAGATCAATCTGCAATTTACATtaaaattatcataatttacaaataattggtcaattttttaACCTCACCTTTTTGAAGTTCaatatatacaacggataaggAAAAATCAAATGTGGGTACTATTGTTACACTGATGTAATGTTTTGTACCAATACTTTCCACACATTCCCAACATCCTTCCTTCCCTGTCCCCAAAAGTGCAACTCTTTAAGTGAAATTGTTAATTCTGAACATGTTTTGAACTATTTTTACCACTTAACAGTTTAATGGTATGTGGAGATTAGTTTGTCCTGATATATGTCAGATTTGTAGTTTAGGATTCATTCATGTTTGCCATTTCTGTGCAATGAACTGCTCTGTATTCCATGTATAACTGTGCTGCATGAGTGTGTCTTTGTATGAGTGTATGTTTTGGAAATGCTTAGATAAAACAATGTTATTGTTTCTCCCTTCCTCTTCTTCAAACCAAATGTTTAAGAAAGAGATGTTGTGAGAAACACTGCATTGTTTTATCAAATGTTACCAAGTCCCATCCTAACAGAGCAACGTTCAATTTATCCCAaagggatttgattttgtgattttggcagAAAATTGCTCCAGATTTAATGCATTGATTTCAAAATGGATTTTGACAAGGATGAAGAAAGCTGAAGACTTTTTGCAGTTTACTTGAGATCTTAGACTAATTCTTTTGTTTCCGCCGTTTTCTTCCAGGCCAATGCCGTCGGGGTACGTTAAAGATGCTTttttaataataaaaataaCATTCATGTTTTACCACTCAGTTTCAGCATGGCCTGAATGCTCTAATttatattttcaatttctttttagCCTTTTGTACGTcaatgtttcagacatgcttgAAATATGTTTATGGACCAATACCAACATTTTACTTGCATGAGTGAAAAAAGTTGCTATCATCTCTTAAAAGGCATGAAAAACTAATCAAACAGCATTGATTTTTGTCATAtgtgcaatatttttttataacacAGACCAACTAGTGTGCTAACAAATaagatattttctttgtcaaaTTTGGCATTAACATCTTTTGATTTGGATATGAGATTTACATGATATGataaaggttgaacaaatgcaaAACGTAAACAGTATTGCAACTGTCTGGATGAGGCTTGCATGATCAACCtggttttatggatgacatcctctctGGCAACTGTTTTATAGTAAATCATACACATGAATTTTTTATGTAATATGTGATCAGGCATTTACATTGTAGCAATGAAACTTAAAATGTATACGGACTGTTTTTACCTCAATATTGGTattagcatttttctttttgaattttGTGCTACAATACAAGATGATACAATACTTAGTTGATACAAGGAAGCAATCATTGCAGCATGCTATTTCCTATGTGtggaaaaatgtaagaaattctGAACTATTTTCATGATGTGACATTTTTCAACTACTGGTAGTACAGATCCAAAACTATTACAAAATCAAtacagatgtcatccacaaaattagGTTCATGGCTGGTATTGTTGTATGTATTCTGTGGAGGGCTGACATCAGGGTTCTAGCATGTGTATGGACCAACATGacgtaatttgcatatattCCAATTCTAAGAATTTACTTCTGGAGCAATATCCGATTGAATATATCAACctccaaactgaccaaaaaatccttctAATTACATGTGGTGTTCAAAGAAGATAGTTTCCTCATGGGTACCCTTAAGATACAAACTTTTCAcccttcattttcaaaatctccttACCATGGAAGGGCCAGGACTcttgcctggtatccagtcgtattataactcctgagtctcttctgtcctctccgcaaatacagACAGAAGAGACAGGGAGCTATAATActgctggataccagactacaAAGACTCTGTTTGATCAGTTCGCTGTCTTGCCATTACCATTATGCTAAAATTAAGTAAATTAAGATCCTTGCTAGAACCCTGACTGTTGTACGTATTTGGTGGAGGGCTGACGTTGTGTGTCCCGCATGTGCCCTTTACTGAGCGTGTGTCGTGTTGTTTCTGACACGCCCAGGCCGGCATGATGTATGTTCTGCCTGAAGGTTTCCCTTTCTTTTTTGCCATCACTGACACGCAGAAGGGACGTAGGCTAACCTGGGTGAGGTATTAGCGTTGTATGTACCATACTTAACATCAACTTCTGTGCATgggtgtgtgttcatgtgtctCTCTTTCCTGTACGCTTTGTTGCAACAGATTCCAGTTGAATAACTTTGACCTGGACAAAAGAAAGTTCCAAACAACAAGAAGTTATCAGgaaaatcagaatatttcacATATGCACCGTTTGGTGtctagggcagtgcccatctccatttctgtagcccttgggccacacagtaaTACAAGGACTGCGACAGTGAACTAGTCCACTGTTTGTATACGTAGTGTGCGATAGTGCTCAGTAGAGAAAGTAGTGTGTTAAGTATTAAAATCTTGCAGAAAATTGCAATCATACTTTGTTgtaagaatttcaaaattaaCATGAAGAAATTAAGATGAAAATTATGTCTCtgtaatttttgtcaaagacaTTGATTCAAGGTCAAGGTCGCACAGAACAACTGGAATTTAGCTTTTCAACTTGGTCCAGTCTAGTTTTATGTGCTGTTCAACTGTTTATGGATTGGACCATGTTGAGAGTggattgtactttttgtttggTGAATAAGGAACCGAAGGTGCTTTAACATCAACATGGTGTTTTGCATGGTGTTTTGCTGGGTTTTGGTGGTATTTGTATAGAGAAAGTTTAGCTTGCTCAACaagtatttatgtatatatcttgtGAAGTTTTTATTGTCTGAAAGTGTAGAAATACTGTCCAGAAATGGTGAAGAGAGGTTTGACTTCGAATTTTGGATTAAAAAAAGGACATGTATTTAGGACTCTTTTGACAAATCTTTGGTTCCTTACAATGTTTACACGTCGTATAATAATCTTTGTCTGGTGTCACTTCTTTCTGCATGGATCCGTGATAAACCTCAGAACTATGCAAATGCTAGCATGCCATGTGTTTGGTgatgcctcaggggctagcctaatagtttataaatgtttcttttgCAAGTCTAGTGTCTTTTTGTTGTCTAGtgtctgtttttgtgtgtactgtacaatgtagcttGTGTTTGTGACTTATTGTCATTTAGGTAATATGCTTCATGAAGATCTGTATGAAATATACACATAGATGCACAGGTCATCAACAATCTTTACACTTATAtcttttagctttcttttgatagtaaaaaatgtctttcaaaatttcaaaattcattcTTTGACATGCTGGAAAAAGAGCCACCATTTTAGAAAAGGAAGCTTGTCATTCAGATCTTAAATGGCCAATACAGTTACCGTTCAATAAAGCATGAAAGGATGCAAGAACACAGAAACGGTCGTCGTGAGTTTGTCTCCTCCAAACATCGTGATAGTTCCTTTGCTCTGAACTCTTCTATCAAAAAACAAAGAAGCATGTCATACAGATCTTCATGGCCAATACAAACATTTAATAGAGCATGAACGGATGCAAGAACACAGAAACAGTCTTCGGTTGTTTGACTTCCACAGTGATAGTTCCTGTGCTCTCAACTCTTCTGTATTTCCGCAGTcgaaaagcaaagaaagcatGCATGTCATACAGATCTTCCTGGCCAATACAAACCGTTAATAGAGCATGAATGGATGCAAGAACACAGAAACAGTTGTTTGACTCCCACAGTGATAGTTCCTTTGCTCTCAACTCTTCTGTATTTCCGCAGTCGAAAGTGACGTCGCCACGCGAGCCCAAGCCAACCTTCGAGGACGTTCTCAACAGCACGGCGAACGCAGACAAGGAAGACGAGTCCCAAAACGCCCCCCCTCTTCCTGAAGAGAAGGTGCCCCTTTAAAACAGCACCAACAACATCCTCTCATATTCCATAGTCCAGTTAATTAAAACCCAGCGTAGGATCACCGTGGGTTTGCTACTCCAAGATATGTATGTAAATTCAGTAAATATattattatgtatatgtatatcttaaggaagaaaaatgaaaaatacgGACCTTACCGAGCTTTACAATTACTTTAAAGAAAACTTGGGGtaagaaaaatgagaaaaacgagACTATTGGTAGTTATGACAGTTTGTCTTTAGAGCAAGTACAGTATTTTGGGGTAAGAAATATGATGAGGTGTTTTTTCTTGGGGACCGTACTGCAATTATTGCAAAACTTTAAGCTCAGTTATGAGATAGGTAGTATCTTGTCAGAAGTGCACTATGCGGCAAGAGCACTAAAAAACTGTGTGACTGTTTATCTTTGGCTTTGTGGCATTGAATGCCCATGTAATGATAGAAAATAAGCTAAGCACAATGTTAGTCTGTTAAGGGGAAGGATTAGAAAAGATAAGGAAAATGTTACGGAAAATCATTGAGGACTACTAATTATTGGTTGTGGTATTTTCTGAGGTTTGGGTGGGCATTTCTGAGGGAGGGGGATGGGTTTGAAAAATGGTTCAGTTTATTCAATTTTGAACAATTTGAGGCTCGTAATGCTTCagatacaactacatgtatcttgaatACCACAGTCTAGTAATATCATCATATGTGCTGCAATTGTGGTCAGTCTTTGGTGAGTTAAGGTTTCACCAAGCTTTAAAACCGAAGCAAAAGTTCTAATAGTACCATTCCTTCAGCCATGTTACAGTGAAGAACTTTCAAGTTATCGTGTGGTGTATGTTGCACTTGTATCGCTCAGACTTAGTGAAGGGCCACTGTGTTACTGTGGAAGGTTATGCAGTAGATTTATTGCTGTTCATGCGTACAAATATATTGGAAGATGCAATGCAACATAgagtttgtcttcattttttgaTGTGTCGTCTGCAATTCAGCTCTGCCACATGCTACCGAAATAGGTTAAGATGTTACGTACATGCTGGCCAATGATTATACACTGTActagtttgtttgaacctttgtttattcaggaaagctcaaatcggcctgcaggccacttttcattaaGGTCATGAAGGAAGAGGtataagggtcagacaaagtacatcataacagagatacagtttacatcacaagtcctaatgagtcttataagtctataaGTTGACTGACATAGATGATAAATTATATAAAGACAAAGGCAAAGCACTGGTTTTTGCAATGCAAAACCTGTAATTATACAACCCTCATTTAATTTGTTGACATCTCAGTTGTTAATACTTACTATGGATTAGCTTGAAAGTTGCAATCAAAGACTTTGACATCAACTATTCTTCCTAAGAATGCCTCCTTGTGACATTGTTGAGTACTGCACTACAGAAATAGGTTTGCGATATGCACACAGAGTTGGCATTCGAGGTGGCACGTTGTGAGAAAGTGGGAAAAAAGTATAACCCTACATTGAGCAAGCTATGTGtttccatatgtacatgtatgagataTTTGCGAAAATAAATAGTGAACATGCTATGTCCcttgtttgttgtattttgttgattttagaGAAGCCGTTTTTATAAAAGTAAATGCATTGTCTTATTGCTAATTTGGATTTTATCATGATATGATGACTTTGCATACAGTAAACATATATTATATGTTTCTTGTAGGCAAAGTTATATCCtgcattttattgaaaatatgTAACAAGAAAACTAGAGTTTGGAAaccatacctccatgaaatacaATTTagtttaattatgcaaatgaattccacatttacataatttatgcctgGATATGTATgcctaacttacacatgtcacaagtatgaaattcctatcattTACCACTCAGACAAATTATGGCAATTCTGCCCATATTATGCAAAAGAGGTCTATATTTGCATAATAGGTAAAAACTAATTTTCATAATCGGTATATGCAAATGTTTCACTTGTATTAAGGCCCTATTATGGACGACATgaattatagaattttttttatcaagtaTACAAATTAATTGAACACATCTGTGTAATTAGCATGTCATTGTGTATATCCCTGTTTAaacttgaaaatatttctgTCCGTTTTCCTTTTGCTGAATCGGTTACTGTACAGGTTACTAGCTTTAGTTAAATGCAAAATTTGGTAATACAGGTAATCCGCAACTGGGCCTATAAAGATATACTGTAAAGACAGGATTGTAGGTTGTTGTTGACGGAACTGTTACAATACTCCACTTCTTCCCTCCAAAAGCCATCATTGATCTAAATCACGTGATCAGGAAAACATCCAATGGGAGCGAAGTTCTCAATGACCGCGCGTAACTTGACTCTCTCGCCGATCTATAAATAAGTTTGGTCAGCGCAGACGACACCAATACAGGAACGTTACTGGCCTTCAATCCTCCAAAACGGTAAGTCAAAACCTTTTGATATCTCAACTTTATCGTTAAAGAAGCCTGTACAACTTAGTAGTGAAACTCGGTGCTGTTGGTGAATGTTTTAGTGGTATTTGACAACATCCAAAGACAGAGAAAGACGATTTCTTTTCTAACGAAAATCGACAGACGGACTGCGTGTTAGTTTTTCCCGCAGGTGCGTTTAGACGGAGTGTTTGTCCGGTTTGCTTATGGAGTTCAAGTCTGTATTAAGTACTTTTGAGAGGATGTTTTCGCGGATTTAGAGAAGAAAATCGCAACAACATGTTTTAGTATCACGTTCATCCTCATTCTTACGCGTATACGGTAAGAACACTCCTCCTCGTTTCCTATGGAAGGAATTTGTATTAATTATGATTCATGGCCTTTAGGGCGCGGTCAGATATACCTTGGACTGTTTTTGTCATGGTAGGATTTTCAACGAGTTTTGTGAGACCAGAACTGATTTTCAATTTAGACACGGATAAATACCTTACGATAAACTCGCGGCCGTCTAAAATAGCCTCAATTTTATGTCGTACAACAGACGTACGACACATTTTGACCCACCTATTAAGTAGACAAGACTTCCAGTGGCagtgaaaaaaaagagttttcaGAAGTTTAGAAAGAAACTAGTTCTTATGTCAATTTTACAGTATCACAAAAGGCCATTTTCTGTATGTCATGTTACCAGAGGATGCTATTACGTATTGCAGTGACATTATTCTCCAACTATTTCCGTACACACTGAAGTAAAATGCACGCCACTGTGGAAGATATGCGTGTGCGTGGGACCACAGACCTCTATACACCTACGACTGTCTTGTTAGCTGTACTAATTGCAATTAGGCGAGCTTCCAAGACAAACACAGGAGTAGAAATGTTGTTGCAGAAACAAATGGATGTCGTAATAACCACATGAATGACGCATTtgataaatatacattttgtatcatgagCATGAGAAAATGATTGCTAAATGTTAACCCAGCACATATATAGAGCTAgaattcgtcgatgaaggttagacatccaggtagagaccgatacgccaaaaagcagttactcaagcaactggatatgattttggacacggtcagacgtttcagatagcatccactatctttcgtagCTGAAGTGATCTCTGAAAAAACTGGAGATAGAATTCGTTGTAAAATCCAGTACATAGTTTTAACGTATAAAAGACGTTTTATATTACGAAGAAAGGACAGATTTGAGTACTAAGTTAAACTGAAAATGCCAATTTTAACTTCCCCTTACTGTAGGTAGACGAACACTGTTGCATTCATTTTTCCCACACGAGCCCAATACCAAACCAATGACGCAATGCGGGGTACCGTTATATCGGAGCCCGCCAGAAAAAGGCGGGAACACGTAGCGAACAAAGGCGCGCCTCTGTTCTGAGCGAACTGTGTTTGTTGAGCGCTAAGTGCAGTTTGAGGTAACCTACTTATAACGTTCGCTACTCGTGTTGCATGGAGAAGTGTTTTTGTTAAGCCGCGCTCACATTCGATATTtctatacctccatgaaaaattgagatattgttttgggtgtgcgGCGTGCGTGCATGTACGTATtcttgcgtgtgtgtgtcttgcGGAATATACGAGTATGTAGTCAGCAAAAAACCTCGATCTGAAAGGATTGTGATGACAGtgtggtatgtgggtagttgtGACagtacaaaggtcaaggtcggtttggggtactctccaagcagaggttcggatccggttttttcttaagttttaggcgtttttattggcctttctgttttgtactattttcgTTATGTCTCGCACCATAAAGATAACGGTACAATATAGAAATCCCGAAACGCCTAAAAGTTTTAGAAAACAGCcgtagccgaacctctgcttggagagtagatttTGGCCCCCTTTGTGTGTgaccctggtactgcagcagaacttccaatGCTACGTATTTATGACGACTAGCCCCGTGTATCCGCTTGGAGATACGTATATCACTCAAAGATGTAGCCTGATTATACACAACATTTGTGATTTTCAAATGGAAGAATTTGCTTTGTTTTTCGTGACGCCTCTGGAAAGAGCCTTTTTGATTGCCGTAGCCTGGATATTGACCTTGATCATCTTACGATCTTATCTTTCTGTGACACAAGTTTAGACACATTTCATAGAATTCTTCGCCTTATTGGGGCAAATTAAGTCCAATGTGCGTACACAGCAAGTCAGTCACCAATCACTGCTATGCATTTAACCCAAAAATCACCATAGTGTTACAGGTCACAGTCACACGTAATGTATACGTGTTGcacagtttaaaaaaatcttgtgTGCGTCTATCAATAATAAAACCATCCAAAATAGTCCCTTGTCGATAAACATTGCCAACTGTTCCCCTTTCAACCTTTCTTGTGTGTTAGTACTTGCGTGTCCCAAAATAACCTGAATCCTTATTTTCCATGCTGTGTAACTACAATGAAATGCGATACTGCTTTAACGTCGATGTAACTGGCATTCGAGCGACAAAAGTACTAAATAGTCAGTCAAAATGTtcccgaggaaggtgacagacgtaCTCTGCAAACAGAGCTCGAGGTTCAGCGtcgactgtttttgacgtgtttcaggcgtttttgtcgggctttctgttaTGCACTGTTTTCTTTAAGGTCatattgatgagtttcttcttcccatagacttctatgttataattcgtggtttaaatgggcgcgtttataatgaagctacgtgaaatttcagcagatttttcattctatgtcgagcacatttaccctttatcgtgggaaaaaattgccaacgtaaactatacgtaggaactttttttatagcaattacaaactacgattagtcaatccccacaaaaggcactttttcgctgctagtgtacaaccgcaccactcagaacccacgactgtgtacctccgacctagcgcgcggctgcaaaacttcacctgctaatttcttcagttacaaataagctttcaccaatctaacttttgagatcagttccgctggctaaaagggaatttctcaccgctaaaaacatgcgtccgtgcagccgttcatttttggctcggatctcttttaggggtacccactcgcggagtaatacatcaatgagaccttaagtctGCGAAACTAcggttgaataaaacacttgctAATTGGTTGTGTAAAGAATCTTGTTATTCAGTGATTTACCAGTCCGATGAAACCGATAACCGATACTGTACACAGAATCGCATATTAATAATATTATTTTTGCACTGACCACTGTAAATAttgataacgttaacgttgttgtaCCGACTTTTTAGGATCACGCAACGCTTACAGAGGTCAAAATGATGCTGATCAGTACCACCATTTTTGCCACCTGCCTCTTGGCAGCCGGGCATGCTGCGGACTACCCTACAGGTTTGTGCTGATTCTCTATCATGAcgtcgccaaaaagcagttaggCCTaggggaaaaaaatgttgtgtttcctgtttcagtcctgaaaaaattagggtcggtaggtagggattatctttttttt
The sequence above is drawn from the Branchiostoma floridae strain S238N-H82 chromosome 17, Bfl_VNyyK, whole genome shotgun sequence genome and encodes:
- the LOC118404105 gene encoding tumor protein D52-like isoform X21, which produces MDGTTPPTRPDSLYPDVTKPDEHTYDNRDSAYSTPDPTQDGDPLYQDPTDLQDEQEKEQIRAELQKTEEEIKTLRQVLASKEKAAADLKRRLGITPLREFKDGASKTWQNVQSSQAYKKTSETLSVAGQKTAQASVAAWQSVSRKLGEVKNSQSFKSFEEKVGSTVSNLKAGMMYVLPEGFPFFFAITDTQKGRRLTWSKVTSPREPKPTFEDVLNSTANADKEDESQNAPPLPEEKVPL